One genomic region from Prochlorococcus marinus CUG1433 encodes:
- a CDS encoding WbqC family protein — protein MKKIAISQSNYIPWRGYFDLIASVDEFIIFDDMQYTKRDWRNRNKIKTKDGPLWLSIPVKVKGKYFQKIKEAEIDGQSWKNSHWKSLKSSYSKAPFFEDLSSELEKIYFEENYIYLSELNRRLIELICNYLEITTKIRDSSEFNLKNGKTERLVNICKDLNACEYVTGPSAKNYIDQNIFKENKIKLSYINYSKYGSYRQLWGGFVDNLSILDLIFNCGRKCYEHMQYI, from the coding sequence GTGAAAAAAATAGCTATATCTCAGTCAAACTATATTCCTTGGAGAGGTTATTTTGATTTAATAGCTTCTGTAGACGAATTTATAATTTTTGATGATATGCAATATACAAAACGTGATTGGAGAAATAGAAACAAGATAAAAACAAAAGATGGTCCACTTTGGCTTAGTATTCCAGTAAAAGTTAAAGGAAAATATTTTCAAAAAATTAAAGAAGCAGAAATAGATGGTCAATCTTGGAAAAATAGTCACTGGAAAAGTTTAAAATCAAGTTATTCAAAAGCACCTTTTTTTGAAGATTTATCATCAGAACTTGAGAAAATATACTTTGAAGAAAACTATATTTATCTTTCGGAATTGAATAGAAGATTAATTGAATTGATTTGTAATTATCTTGAAATTACTACTAAAATCAGAGATTCTTCTGAATTTAATTTAAAAAATGGGAAAACAGAAAGATTGGTTAATATATGCAAAGATTTAAATGCCTGCGAATATGTTACCGGCCCATCAGCAAAAAATTATATTGACCAAAATATATTTAAAGAAAATAAAATAAAATTATCATATATTAACTATTCTAAATATGGGAGTTATAGACAGCTATGGGGTGGTTTTGTAGATAATCTATCAATATTAGATCTTATTTTCAATTGTGGAAGAAAATGTTATGAGCATATGCAATATATTTGA
- a CDS encoding class I SAM-dependent methyltransferase has protein sequence MINKDIYLQYTKYYKGKKLSKLYPTEFVVRSFLGTYPNLKPNDKTFYKGKKVLDLGCGDGRNIPFLSDLGYRVYGLEINKEILEFCSKNLEFNNYKAILQVGNNSNSNFQKEFFDCIVACHSFYYLNNNDSFSSNLNEISRIIKKGGRFIFSIPTNKSYLLKNAEILKDNYAVVKDDPLRIRNGLKIKFFETDTEIINLLSQKFEGFKIGFCENNWWGLEEFYWTVICTSR, from the coding sequence ATGATTAATAAAGATATTTATCTTCAATATACAAAATATTATAAAGGGAAAAAACTTTCAAAACTATATCCAACTGAATTCGTTGTAAGGTCTTTTTTAGGAACCTATCCTAATTTAAAACCAAATGATAAAACTTTTTATAAAGGTAAAAAAGTTTTGGACTTGGGTTGTGGTGATGGAAGAAATATACCTTTTCTTAGTGATTTAGGATATAGAGTATATGGACTAGAAATTAATAAAGAAATTTTGGAATTTTGTTCTAAAAATTTAGAATTCAATAATTACAAAGCTATTTTGCAAGTTGGCAATAATAGTAATAGTAACTTTCAAAAAGAATTCTTTGATTGTATAGTTGCATGTCATTCATTTTATTATCTAAACAATAATGATTCCTTTAGCTCAAATTTAAATGAGATTAGTAGAATTATAAAAAAGGGTGGTCGATTTATTTTTTCTATTCCAACAAATAAAAGTTATCTTTTGAAAAATGCCGAAATTCTTAAAGATAATTATGCAGTTGTAAAAGATGACCCATTGAGAATTAGAAATGGATTGAAAATAAAATTTTTTGAAACTGATACTGAAATTATCAATCTCTTAAGTCAAAAATTTGAAGGGTTCAAAATTGGCTTTTGTGAGAATAACTGGTGGGGCCTTGAAGAGTTTTATTGGACAGTTATTTGTACTTCTAGATAA